In the Blastocatellia bacterium genome, one interval contains:
- a CDS encoding AMP-binding protein translates to MTGEALERPRAYLDVKVGELLARLAQDYPRQEALIYPERRLRYDFSQLEWLARKIARGLLSLGIERGERVALWATNIPEWVVLQFALAKIGAVLVTVNTSLRAAELEYLLKQSEASTLITISGFRDVDYVATVYEMIPELRGSQENALHSMRLPHLRRVIYVGDEHPGGMIRYDSLLARSESVSDACLDAHLAAQDLDEVINMQYTSGTTGFPKGVMLTHRNIVNNGYWLGEALGYTPQDKLCVPVPFFHCFGCVIGVLGAYTHAVPIVPLETFDPLGVLQAVESERCTALYGVPTMFIAELEQLDYHGFDTSSLRTGVMAGALCPEPLMRKVMGRMNLTELAIAYGLTEASPGITVTPRTDSVELRTQTVGRALPEVEVKIIDPATGEPCAPNVAGELCCRGYNVMRGYYNNPRATAEAIDADGWLHTGDQATIDESGYIRITGRIKEIIIRGGENVAPKEIEDLLRRHPKIADVYVYGLPDERLGEEIAAAIRLNANEAMTGDDVRGFCDGKIARFKVPRHIRFVESFPMTASGKVQKFKLREQHLAAQNPGDQTSS, encoded by the coding sequence ATGACAGGGGAAGCATTAGAGAGACCGCGCGCCTATCTTGATGTCAAGGTCGGCGAGCTGCTGGCGCGGTTGGCGCAGGATTATCCGCGGCAGGAAGCGCTCATCTACCCGGAGCGCCGCCTGCGCTATGACTTCAGCCAGCTTGAATGGCTGGCGCGGAAGATCGCGCGTGGCCTGCTCAGTCTTGGGATCGAGCGCGGCGAGCGCGTGGCGTTGTGGGCGACCAACATTCCCGAATGGGTGGTCTTGCAATTTGCGCTTGCGAAGATCGGCGCGGTGCTGGTCACCGTCAACACCTCTTTGCGCGCCGCCGAGCTGGAATACCTGCTCAAGCAGTCCGAAGCCAGCACGCTGATCACAATTTCCGGCTTCCGCGACGTGGATTATGTGGCAACCGTCTACGAGATGATCCCTGAGCTGCGCGGCTCGCAGGAGAACGCCTTACATTCGATGCGGCTGCCGCACCTGCGCCGCGTCATCTACGTCGGCGACGAGCATCCCGGCGGCATGATTCGCTACGATTCGCTGCTGGCGCGCTCCGAAAGCGTCAGCGACGCCTGCCTCGACGCGCATCTTGCGGCGCAAGACCTCGATGAGGTGATCAACATGCAGTACACCTCGGGCACCACGGGCTTTCCGAAAGGCGTGATGCTGACGCACCGCAACATCGTCAACAATGGCTACTGGCTAGGCGAAGCGCTCGGTTACACGCCGCAAGATAAGCTCTGCGTGCCGGTGCCTTTCTTTCATTGCTTCGGCTGCGTCATCGGCGTGCTCGGCGCTTACACACACGCCGTGCCCATCGTGCCGCTGGAAACCTTTGATCCGCTCGGCGTGCTCCAAGCGGTCGAGAGCGAGCGCTGCACGGCGCTCTACGGCGTGCCGACCATGTTCATCGCCGAGCTTGAGCAGTTGGATTATCACGGCTTCGACACGTCGAGTCTGCGCACAGGCGTCATGGCCGGCGCGCTCTGCCCCGAGCCCTTGATGCGCAAGGTCATGGGGCGCATGAATCTGACGGAGCTGGCTATCGCTTATGGCTTAACCGAAGCGTCGCCGGGCATCACGGTCACGCCGCGCACAGACAGCGTCGAGCTGCGCACACAGACGGTCGGGCGCGCGCTGCCCGAAGTTGAAGTGAAGATCATTGACCCGGCGACCGGCGAGCCGTGTGCGCCGAACGTCGCCGGCGAGCTGTGCTGTCGCGGCTACAACGTGATGCGCGGCTACTACAACAATCCCAGGGCGACCGCTGAAGCGATTGATGCGGACGGCTGGCTGCACACCGGCGATCAGGCGACTATAGACGAGAGCGGCTATATACGCATCACCGGGCGCATCAAAGAAATCATCATTCGCGGCGGCGAGAACGTCGCGCCGAAAGAGATCGAAGATTTGCTGCGGCGGCATCCGAAGATCGCCGATGTCTATGTCTACGGCTTGCCGGACGAGCGCTTGGGCGAAGAGATCGCCGCGGCCATTCGCCTGAATGCCAACGAGGCGATGACCGGCGACGACGTGCGCGGCTTCTGCGACGGCAAAATCGCGCGCTTCAAGGTGCCGCGCCATATTCGCTTCGTCGAATCATTCCCGATGACCGCTTCAGGCAAGGTGCAGAAGTTCAAGTTGCGCGAGCAACATCTCGCCGCGCAGAATCCCGGCGATCAAACCAGCTCCTAG
- a CDS encoding NYN domain-containing protein codes for MSYIVDGNNVMGQTPGWHRDKSSARRRLVEQLAEFARLKKARVTVVFDGGPDRLMPDQSAFRGVKVLYSERGSDADTRIERMVDASPNARGLTVVTSDNHLAFVVKARGARVVRSGEFRKQMAEAIATRPALADGEQPEAGNLDEWLRYFGALPEDDE; via the coding sequence ATGTCATACATCGTTGACGGCAACAACGTGATGGGGCAGACGCCCGGCTGGCACCGCGACAAATCGAGCGCCCGGCGTCGGCTGGTCGAGCAACTGGCCGAGTTCGCGCGACTCAAGAAAGCCCGCGTCACCGTCGTCTTCGACGGCGGGCCGGATCGCCTGATGCCCGACCAGTCGGCCTTTCGCGGCGTCAAAGTGCTATACAGCGAGCGCGGCTCGGACGCCGATACACGCATTGAGCGCATGGTTGACGCTTCGCCGAACGCCCGCGGCCTGACGGTCGTGACCTCTGACAATCATCTCGCTTTTGTCGTGAAGGCGCGCGGCGCGCGCGTCGTGCGGTCGGGAGAATTTCGCAAACAGATGGCCGAAGCGATTGCCACGCGGCCAGCCCTCGCCGACGGCGAACAGCCTGAAGCCGGCAACCTCGACGAATGGCTGCGCTACTTCGGCGCACTGCCGGAAGACGATGAGTAG
- a CDS encoding FecR domain-containing protein, with protein sequence MKATRIALAALALLLLAGLALAQDRKPLPADQEDMYTVSAKVGVLNIVEGDVSYKRDQADWVRLMAGDELREGDAVKTGASGRAEILLTPGCYLRLAENSAFVLTNPHVYQFRIDLTGGTAIVEASAIDGPMTVATPKNEFSIIKEGLYRFNLTADGRAEAIVRKGRLAVSNTVVKGDNKAIVEGGQPQVASFNKKQVDGFDTWSEDRARDLIALNKRLAQRGLINPTTLAFVSNAWIYSRQCGCYTFLPFGSGFSSPYGWDYSVCNPYYGSYSFFPSYYWGTGYYTGSRSGNSGSGGYSGGSGGTGGGNGGGHHKAGRGDNPGMGLPRPPGRSDSNAGSHTSWKGDDGPRYNPPSRGDGGQSNRSYSSGGGSSPHYSAPSSAPSMPSQSMPSAPVSSPSVSGGGGGGHHKNN encoded by the coding sequence ATGAAAGCCACACGAATCGCTCTGGCAGCGCTAGCGCTGCTGCTGCTGGCCGGCCTGGCATTGGCCCAGGATCGCAAACCATTGCCGGCAGACCAGGAGGATATGTACACCGTCTCGGCGAAGGTCGGCGTGCTGAACATCGTCGAAGGCGACGTGAGTTACAAGCGCGACCAGGCCGATTGGGTGCGCTTGATGGCGGGCGACGAACTACGCGAAGGCGACGCGGTGAAGACCGGGGCCTCTGGACGCGCAGAGATTCTGCTGACTCCGGGCTGTTACTTGCGGCTCGCCGAAAACAGCGCCTTCGTGCTGACCAACCCGCACGTCTACCAGTTCCGCATTGATCTGACGGGCGGCACGGCCATTGTCGAAGCCTCGGCCATTGACGGCCCGATGACGGTGGCGACGCCGAAAAACGAATTCTCGATCATCAAGGAAGGGCTTTACCGCTTCAACCTGACCGCTGACGGTCGCGCCGAAGCCATCGTCCGCAAAGGTCGCCTGGCGGTCAGCAACACGGTCGTCAAAGGCGACAACAAAGCGATTGTCGAAGGCGGACAGCCGCAGGTCGCTTCGTTCAATAAGAAGCAGGTTGACGGCTTCGACACCTGGAGCGAGGATCGCGCCCGCGATTTGATCGCCCTGAACAAGCGGCTGGCGCAGCGCGGCCTGATCAATCCGACGACGCTCGCCTTCGTGTCGAATGCCTGGATCTATTCGCGGCAGTGCGGTTGTTACACCTTCCTGCCGTTCGGCTCCGGCTTCTCGTCGCCTTACGGCTGGGACTATTCCGTTTGCAATCCCTACTATGGAAGCTATTCCTTCTTCCCGTCTTATTACTGGGGAACCGGCTATTACACCGGCAGCCGTTCAGGCAACAGCGGCAGCGGCGGTTATAGCGGCGGCAGCGGCGGCACGGGTGGAGGAAACGGCGGCGGTCACCACAAGGCCGGCAGGGGCGACAATCCTGGCATGGGCCTGCCGCGCCCGCCGGGCCGGTCAGACAGCAATGCCGGCAGCCACACGTCTTGGAAAGGCGATGACGGCCCGCGCTACAACCCGCCGTCAAGAGGTGATGGCGGTCAGTCCAACCGCTCGTACTCGTCGGGCGGTGGTAGCAGCCCACATTACAGCGCCCCGTCCAGCGCTCCGAGCATGCCGTCACAATCGATGCCGAGCGCGCCGGTCAGTTCGCCGTCGGTTAGCGGCGGTGGCGGCGGCGGGCATCACAAAAACAACTAA
- a CDS encoding SPOR domain-containing protein: MHSKLAFIASALLFLLTPPAQGQPAESTFPYTLQVASFPDTVLADQYAEHLLCAGETVGFGTYELAARGRWTRVYVGSFKSTTEARKYGEALVSRGLIVEYLVKTARELQSLSRPHTVKHEPLVGQSTAKPKAGAAPANLSKVPTGEILAIRTASAPANSAKPRPAVLTTSLEALNSPAGLQPGAPPLTRDPLSDWFIPLPDDYLKLPVVSGRALALVPALDLREIPRPDPVYLAMNLINNNRAGHGGLWISGDCQGALERLRYIIGDNPQLLTLDEKGAVRIDHRLLAEVAGADQVSAEEAPLRIAKYLNGNEGLLLLAQLVEGGQNYLLHIGQRGPVLGGMIDIVGGVNLDNNYDSRINPYRRNGRKLDVERPPQGFDAMVGINPAARWFNLRTNCFVSGGQITFHELAEAHAKVVLSLDYLEQDGRPGAHNIALERETRLKTQRPGDNVVLTLGSNRLFKSDAEVRNFYAQTGAAGGNQH, from the coding sequence ATGCACTCGAAACTGGCATTCATCGCTTCGGCGCTCTTGTTCCTGCTGACGCCGCCGGCCCAGGGCCAGCCGGCTGAAAGTACCTTCCCTTATACGTTGCAGGTCGCGTCATTTCCTGACACCGTGCTTGCCGATCAGTATGCCGAGCACCTCTTATGCGCCGGCGAAACGGTTGGCTTCGGCACCTATGAGCTGGCCGCGCGCGGGCGCTGGACGCGGGTTTATGTCGGCTCGTTCAAGTCCACGACAGAGGCGCGCAAGTATGGCGAGGCGCTCGTCAGTCGCGGGCTGATCGTTGAATACCTGGTGAAAACGGCGCGCGAGCTGCAATCGCTGAGCCGCCCGCACACCGTCAAACATGAGCCGTTAGTGGGCCAGTCAACTGCGAAGCCGAAAGCCGGCGCGGCACCCGCCAATCTCTCTAAAGTTCCCACCGGCGAAATCCTCGCCATCCGCACCGCAAGCGCGCCAGCGAATTCCGCGAAGCCGCGGCCTGCGGTCCTGACCACTTCGCTAGAGGCGCTGAATTCGCCGGCCGGGCTTCAGCCCGGCGCGCCGCCACTAACGAGAGATCCGCTGTCTGACTGGTTCATCCCGCTGCCGGATGATTACTTGAAGCTGCCCGTGGTCAGCGGCCGCGCCTTGGCGCTCGTGCCGGCGCTTGACCTGCGAGAGATTCCACGGCCTGACCCGGTTTACCTGGCGATGAATTTAATTAACAACAATCGCGCAGGGCACGGCGGCCTGTGGATTTCGGGTGATTGCCAGGGCGCGCTGGAGCGGCTGCGTTACATCATTGGCGACAACCCGCAGTTGCTCACCCTGGATGAGAAGGGCGCAGTGCGCATCGATCACCGTTTGCTCGCCGAAGTCGCGGGCGCCGATCAGGTGTCCGCTGAAGAAGCGCCGCTGCGCATTGCCAAATACCTGAACGGCAACGAAGGACTCTTGCTGCTCGCGCAACTGGTCGAAGGCGGGCAGAATTATTTGCTGCACATCGGCCAGCGCGGCCCTGTGCTTGGCGGCATGATCGATATCGTCGGCGGGGTTAATCTCGATAACAACTACGACAGCCGCATCAACCCCTACCGCCGCAATGGCCGCAAGCTCGATGTCGAGCGCCCGCCGCAAGGCTTTGACGCGATGGTCGGCATCAACCCGGCGGCCCGCTGGTTCAACCTGCGCACCAATTGCTTTGTCTCCGGCGGGCAGATCACCTTCCACGAATTGGCCGAAGCGCATGCCAAGGTCGTACTGAGCCTCGATTACCTTGAGCAAGACGGTCGCCCAGGCGCGCACAACATTGCGCTCGAACGCGAGACGCGCCTGAAGACGCAGCGTCCCGGCGACAATGTCGTGCTGACGCTCGGCTCTAACCGCCTGTTCAAGTCTGATGCCGAAGTCCGCAACTTCTACGCGCAAACCGGCGCCGCCGGCGGCAATCAACACTGA
- a CDS encoding DUF1573 domain-containing protein translates to MKWLKSISALVLLLLVAVAAVAQENPSKPSGGAPKMVIESPTHDFGEVKAGTPLHYTFKVKNEGSADLLIQNVQPG, encoded by the coding sequence ATGAAGTGGCTGAAATCTATCTCCGCGCTCGTGCTGCTGCTGCTCGTTGCAGTCGCCGCCGTCGCGCAGGAGAATCCGTCGAAGCCTAGCGGCGGCGCTCCCAAGATGGTCATTGAGTCGCCGACGCATGATTTCGGCGAGGTCAAGGCTGGCACACCGCTGCATTACACCTTCAAGGTCAAGAACGAAGGCAGCGCCGACCTGCTGATTCAAAACGTCCAGCCTGGCTGA
- a CDS encoding PQQ-dependent sugar dehydrogenase, with translation MRKRVLLLLLGVSLLLAVSATGFVPTAASAQSDQAITAPTALQLQTVISGLSGTVFVTHAHDGTNRLFIIEQVGRIRVAQPSDYSTTTVFLDISSRVLSGGERGLLGLAFHPQYAINGRFFVYYTRQTDGALTIAEYHVTPGNPNTADPNSEIVMGGAGSNMPINHSANTNHNGGMMAFGPDGYLYAGTGDGGSGDDPPNNSQNINVLLGKMLRIDVDTPNGAIPYSSPPSNPFYGSTPGADEIYAYGLRNPWRWSFDRATGQLICGDVGQSAREEIDYITNGGNYGWRVMEGMICNPSFNGGVCTPPPGSILPIFDYTHAAGRCSITGGYIYRGYRSTVPVSAYVYGDYCTGEIWQLQSGTNALLLDTTLNITSFGEDEAGEIYVVGQNGTINRLAQTPAPPTCTYSLTATGQLFTHAGAEGKLALAAASDCGWLAAASVPWITLKRTSGAGNDSLGFAVRDNLTGSPRSGLIRLGGQTFTVLQEGALTEADCPKTLSPSFTVFPSAGGSDSVALTVDSGCAWQATPSASWITITSNSLGTGSTTLTYSIAANTTGQTRKGKITIGQAVFKIKQRP, from the coding sequence ATGCGGAAGCGAGTTCTACTGCTGCTACTGGGCGTTTCGTTACTGTTGGCGGTCTCAGCCACAGGCTTCGTGCCCACCGCGGCGTCGGCGCAGAGCGATCAAGCCATCACGGCGCCGACCGCCCTGCAATTACAAACGGTCATCAGCGGCCTATCCGGCACGGTCTTCGTCACTCATGCGCACGACGGCACTAATCGCCTCTTCATCATCGAACAGGTAGGGCGCATCCGCGTGGCGCAGCCCAGCGATTATTCGACGACGACCGTCTTTCTCGACATCAGCAGCCGCGTCCTAAGCGGCGGCGAGCGCGGATTGCTTGGTCTCGCCTTTCATCCGCAGTACGCCATCAACGGGCGCTTCTTTGTCTATTACACAAGGCAGACGGACGGCGCCTTGACCATCGCCGAATATCACGTCACGCCGGGCAACCCCAACACCGCCGACCCCAACTCTGAAATCGTCATGGGCGGCGCGGGCAGCAACATGCCGATCAATCACTCGGCGAACACCAATCACAACGGCGGCATGATGGCCTTCGGGCCGGACGGCTATCTTTACGCCGGCACGGGCGACGGCGGCTCGGGCGATGACCCGCCGAACAACTCGCAGAATATCAACGTGCTGCTCGGCAAGATGCTGCGCATCGATGTCGACACGCCGAATGGCGCGATTCCCTACTCGTCGCCGCCGAGCAACCCGTTTTACGGCTCGACGCCGGGGGCAGACGAAATCTACGCCTATGGCCTGCGCAATCCCTGGCGCTGGTCGTTTGATCGCGCCACCGGCCAGTTGATCTGCGGCGACGTCGGCCAGAGCGCCCGCGAAGAGATTGATTACATCACCAACGGCGGCAACTACGGCTGGCGAGTGATGGAAGGGATGATCTGTAATCCGAGTTTCAATGGCGGCGTCTGCACGCCGCCGCCGGGCAGCATCCTGCCGATCTTCGACTACACGCACGCTGCGGGGCGCTGCTCGATCACCGGCGGCTATATTTATCGCGGCTACCGCTCGACCGTGCCGGTGAGCGCCTATGTCTATGGCGATTACTGCACGGGCGAAATCTGGCAACTGCAAAGCGGCACGAATGCGCTCTTGCTGGATACGACGCTCAACATCACCTCGTTTGGCGAAGACGAAGCCGGAGAAATCTACGTCGTCGGCCAGAACGGCACGATCAATCGCCTGGCGCAGACGCCCGCCCCGCCGACCTGCACCTATTCGCTGACCGCGACCGGCCAGTTGTTCACGCACGCCGGCGCCGAGGGCAAACTGGCGCTCGCGGCGGCCAGCGACTGCGGCTGGCTGGCGGCGGCCAGTGTGCCGTGGATTACATTGAAGCGGACCAGCGGCGCGGGCAATGACTCGCTCGGCTTTGCGGTGCGTGATAACCTGACGGGCAGCCCGCGCAGCGGCTTGATTCGGCTGGGCGGACAAACCTTCACGGTCTTGCAGGAAGGCGCGCTGACGGAGGCCGACTGTCCCAAGACCTTGTCGCCGTCGTTTACGGTCTTCCCTTCAGCCGGCGGCTCGGACAGCGTGGCGCTAACAGTTGATTCGGGCTGCGCGTGGCAGGCGACGCCGAGCGCTAGTTGGATCACGATTACCTCAAACAGCCTCGGCACCGGCAGCACGACGCTAACTTATTCAATCGCCGCAAACACCACAGGCCAGACTCGCAAGGGGAAAATCACCATCGGCCAGGCGGTGTTCAAGATCAAGCAGCGGCCT